The DNA region AAGTCTTTTGCAAAACCAAGACCGTACCGGCCGTTTTCCAGGGATCGAATGGCCTTCTGAAAGGCCTCTTTGTAGGTCTTGCCGATGCTCATCACCTCGCCCACCGCACGCATCTGGGTGCCCAATCGATCCAGGCTTCCCTCAAATTTCTCAAAGGCCCAGCGGGCAAACTTGACCACCACGTAATCTCCCCAGGGGATATACTTGTCAAGGGTTCCTTCTCTCCAGTAGGGGATTTCGTCGAGGGTCATGCCCCCGGCCAACATGGCGGATATGAGCGCAATGGGAAATCCGGTCGCCTTTGAGGCCAGGGCCGAGGATCGGGATGTTCTGGGGTTGATCTCGATGACCACGACCCTTCCGGTTTCCGGGTCGTGGGCAAACTGGATATTGGTGCCGCCGATGACCTTGATGGCCTCGACAATGTCATAGGAATATTTCTGGAGCTTCTTCTGGAGTTCGGGATCGATGGTCAGCATGGGAGCCGTGCAGTACGAGTCGCCCGTGTGAACCCCCATGGCATCCACGTTCTCGATGAAGCAGACCGTAATCATCTGGTTTTTTGCATCACGAACCACCTCGAGTTCCAGTTCTTCCCATCCCAGGACCGATTCTTCCACCAATATCTGACCCACGAGGCTTGCGGAAATCCCCCGGCTGGCGATGACCCGCAATTCTTCTACATTGTAGACCAGACCGCCCCCGGTTCCCCCCATGGTGTACGCCGGCCGGATCACCACGGGATAGCCGAGGGTATCGGCTATCCTTTCAGCCTCCTCGACGCTGAAGGCCGGTTCGCTCCTCGGCATATCGATCCCCAGGCGATCCATGGTCTCTTTGAAGGCGATCCGGTCTTCCCCCCGCTTGATGGCATCGACTTCCACACCGATGATCTTGACGTTGTATTTTTCCAGGACCCCGGTTCGGGCCAATTCCGAGGCGAGATTCAGTCCGGACTGACCGCCCAGGTTGGGAAGGAGCGCATCCGGCCTCTCCTTTTCAATGATCTCCTCCATGACCTGCAGGTTGAGCGGTTCGATATAGGTGGCCTCGGCCATTCCGGGATCAGTCATGATCGTTGCGGGGTTGGAGTTGGCCAATACAATTTCGTAGCCCAGTTTTCGCAACGCCTTGCAGGCCTGGGTTCCGGAATAGTCAAATTCGCAGGCCTGCCCGATAATAATCGGTCCTGAACTGATAATCATCACTCGCTCGATATCATCGCGTTTCGGCATAAATGTCTCCTTAAGGGACTCACACAAAGACACAGAGGCACGGAGATTTTCTTACAAAAACTTTTTTTGTAATAATTTTGCCCGGTGGTCTTTGTGACTTTGTGTGTTAAATTTTTATTGGTGCAATTCCTGGATTCATGAGTTATGGGTCGCTCTTTTTTTCCACCGCTGAAGCAGATAGGGCTTGGTCATTTCAAAGGTCTCGCAGTCGTTTTCAATGGCCTCTTCCGCCTGTTTGATGGACATCTTCCGGGTCCGCTTCACAAAGGAGAGGGTCCTTCCGAAATAGAGGGGGATCAGGGAATCCATTATGTCATCGGGTTCAATGTCCACTATCCCGTATGAAACCGCGGTGTCAAAGAGTACCCGGGCCCACAGATCGGTGGGGAAATTGAACTCCATCTCCTTGAGGCCTCCTATCTCCTGGAGCTTCCGGTATACATCGGTGGTGAGGATCTGCTCCCATACATGGCTGAATAAATCAAAGCCTTGATGAAACTGTTGGAGAAGATTGTCTGTATCCACATCCACTTTGGGGGGCATTTCCACTTCGCCGAGACCGAAACCGAATATGGCTGTGGGCCGGCTATATTTGACCTTTGTCCAAAAACCGTTAAACTCTTCCATTAAACAGAAGATGGTGCCTACCACCTGTCTGAACATCGGGCCAAGATCAGATCCCGGATCTTTGGTCCGGTGAATCTTGGGGCGCCCCAGAAACGCCTGGCATATCTGAACCCTTTGATTGATGGCCAGCGTGGTCATCCAGATATCAATCCCGAAATTCGCAACGGACGCATTCCACGAGGCGCTGTCCAGATACGCCTGGGCCAGCTTTCCGCTGAAGCCGAAGTCGCCGCCGATCGGCTGCCGGACCCTTCGTCCATACAGTGCCCTTGTCATCGGATATGCGATTCCATTGGTAATGGTGCCGTCATATTTATGCCGGATATAAAGGGGGGCGACATAGGAAAATCCCTGGAACAGGGGCTTGCCCAGATGCCGGATCCATTCCGGCGTAATGCTTTTCAGGTCTGCATCAACGACCACCACCGCCTTGGCCTTAAGCGCAACCACCTTTTCAAAGAGATTCTTGAAATTATTCCCCTTTCCCTTGATACCGGGTTCAGTGGAAAGATAGATCTTCGGTGCCTTGGTCCGGGTATCCAGAAACGCCTGGCGGGTGTTGTCAGGAGAATTGTTGTCACAGTTGATAATGACCGTGTCCATGTCATTGAAATACTGATCTAATCCGATATCTGCCTGGGTGACCGGGTAGCTGATGGCATCGGCCTCGTTATAGGAAGGGATACAAACCACCAATTCCGCCCTGTTGACGTTTTCCGGGTTCACCTCTCTTTCAAAATGCTCATTCATAAACTTTTTCTCCATTTTGGCTCAAGATGCGTAATACGGCTGAATTCCAGCCTGCCGGACCGAACTGATCAGAGATCCTGAGCCTCGGGATTCGACGTTTCAGACCTTGAAACGTGCGTTTGGAACGGATCAACACGGGAATATCCGCCTGCTCGAGCATGGTAAAATCATTCGGACTGTCTCCAAGGGCGATGGTCACTGCATCGTTATGACGCGACCTGTACCACGCCGTGACAAGTTCCATCCCCTTTGCCTTATCATTTTTTCCCTGAAGATGATAAAACCGGCCTCCCGATGTAATCAAAAGGCCCCTGTCCTCTGCAGCACGATAAAGCGGGGCCGGGTCTTCGGGTGCATCCCCCTGGATGATGAACGGCTCGTCGTACTCACGCATGGCCGCGTATCGGGCATCCCTTTTATTGAGGCCTGTTAGACGGGATATTTCGTCAAGCCCCATTTCTGAAAACCCCTTGATGTCCCATTGTAATTCCTGGCGGATCTCCCCAAGGACCTGGGTCAACCGGCCATATGGAATGCCGAGAGATATTTTCCACACTCCCATCCCTCTGCCCGCGGCAGTCCCCTCAGGGGATTCCCCGGGCCCAGGACCATCAGAGGCAACGGCCCCGGGGGGAGGGTCGGGAAATGTCTCTTTCGGGAAAAATATACCTCCCCCGTTCTCCGAGATAAAGGGTGCCGAAAGGGACAGCCTCCTGCGCAGGATATTTATTTCGGCCCGGGTCTTGCTGGAGACAATGATCACGGGCGTCCCTAGTTTTCGGCAGTGTTCAAGTGCCGGGATAGCCGCCTCCCATCCATAGGTATCATGATCCAGGAGGGTGCCGTCCAAGTCGGTGAAGATAAGATAAAACGGGGAGTTTGATCCCATGGGTGCACGAACTTTATCAGCGATACCGACAATTCGGCATCAGGAAAAACGTCTCTTTTCAGCTTCAACGACTTCAATCAAGTCATAAAAGATGTGAGGCAGCTTGTTGGATACCCGTTCCCATGAGACGGTCTGGGGCGTTTCAAACACCCCCTGTTCTTTTTTGCGCTCCACATCCAGGATGGCCTGGGCCAGGCCGTTGTCCAAAAATGGTTTGAACTCAGGATTCGTGTGGACAAATCTCAAGAACTTCTCTGTCATCCGGTACGGGGAGGTGAGCATTTCACCGGCCTGCAACACGGAATTTCGGAAGACGTGTTTCACCAGGTATTCTTCTCCATCCCGATCATAGCTCAAATTGCTGAAACTTGAGTCATCAGAGTATTTCTTCACCTGTTCCTCGGCCACCGCTTGATAGGTGACGGTCAGATCCCTGAAAAAAGTATCAGATATCTCCAGGCCCTCTTCGATAACAAGGGCGTTCATCAGCGTGGTGACGATATCGATGGCCATGCGGTTGAGGCCTTTGGTACGGTCTTCCGGTGAAGATTCCTGGTGCTTGTGGTCGAACGGATCTTTGGAAAACATGACCTGGGCAGGGGATGAGGCCTTGCGGTAGACCTCGATCAGGGTGAATATCTCCACGCCCCAGTTGGTGGCAAAGCGCATCCGTTTCAGAAGGTCCACGTGAAACGCCACTTCCCCGGAGAGCTGGTAGTTGAAATCCAGCAGGAACTGGATCAAGTTCAACATCTTCTGCTCTTCAGTTTCCGTGAATTTTCGCTTGAGGGCAAGAAGGAGGGGGTCCAGGAGAAGCCGTTTCACCCGGCCATACAATCTGTCTTCCATGATCCGCGCGTAGTAGGCCTTTGAAAAATCGTAATTCAAAACCACCACCGGATAGAAAAGCCGATCCAATTGCACCCGTCTGAATGTCCGGATATCCGCATCGATCAGACCGACCGATTCCGCCCCCAAGGCAATGGCAATCCCGAAACTGAGGAACATGTTTTTTCCTTTGCCCGGCTCGCTGATGTTGAACCCCGCTTCGTTAAGCGTATTGTAGATGCCGGTGAAGCCGGGACCGTCGTTCCACTGAATCAGATAGTTCTTGATGTCGTGACTCTCTATCAGATCCTTCAGCGCAAAGGCCTCTTCCTCATTCGCCTGATCCAGGCCGAAGATGATCTTTGACACATAGGTTACTTCTTTCAACTGCCTGAGTATCCTCTGGAAGGTGGCATGATTAACCGGGTCGGTGTACTCGCTGGCAAGGAGCGGAATAACCAACACTGTCTTTTTCCACTTGGAATGAAGCCTGAGCCGGGCCTTCAGGTGCTTCCGCTCTTGCCGGAGGATATGAAACGTGGTTATTCTGCTGCTGTTTTGTGAAAAATCAGAAATGGCCCACACCCCCTTTCCATGTCTCTCGTCCTCTGCGCGCGTGATTTTGAAAACGCCCGCCAGGCCTCATCAAAGCCTGTGTAACCCCTGCCGCTTCCGCCTCGTATCCTGCGAAGGCTCGAATATTTTCGCAAGCGCGGCCCCCTTGCCGCTAGCTCCGAAAAGAAGGCCGATGTTATGAGGCCCCGCGGCCAAGGCAGCATCAAGGCAACTTAAACAAAACAGAATCCTTTGTCAACATCCCGTTGGATACTCAAATGACCCTCCTCTTTCCCCCTCTTTATCCGGCGGTTTTCGGTTGAATAAAGGACAACTGGCTGATATATTTGGGGAGCTTTTTAAAGAGGTGCGGAGATGGTCCCTTCAATTCAGGAATGCTATCAGCTCATGGATACCTACCGGATGCTGGATAATATCAGGGTCCATTCCGTGGTCGTGGCAAAGGTGACCCGCCTGATCGTTCAAGATCTTCGGGAGGCAGACATCCATGTGTCTATTGAAATCGCGACCGCCGGGGCGCTCCTCCATGACATCGGGAAAACCGCTTCCCTTCAAACGGGTGAGGATCATTCCGAGCTGGGGAGACAGATTTGCCTAAAAAACCATTTTGACGAAATCGCCGCAATTGTCGCAGAACATGTGAGATTGAAAGACTATTCCTTAAATGGAAGCTTTTCTGAAAAGGAGATCGTCTTTTATGCGGACAAACGGGTCAAGCATGATCAGATTGTCAGCCTCAATGAGCGCCTGGCCTATATCCTCGATCGGTACAGCAGGGGCCAGGAGCGACTGAACCGGGCCATTAAAGAGAATTTTTATCTCTGCAGACTGATTCAGGAGAAACTGTTCAGAAAACTGTCTTTCAGCCCTGAAGCCCTGTCCCGCATGGTGGCCGGATGCCGCATGCCCCTGTGAAGCCTCTGAAATAGTCGATGATTGACCCCAGCTACTCCTTGTTCTGGCCCTCTTTTTTCTTTTTCTTTTTCTGCTGCCGCTTGCTCTCGGCAGACGCTTCCTCGACCACCTTCTTTTTGCTGGATTTATCCTTTTTCGGCGCAGCCAGCTTTTCGGCCTTGATCCTGGCCATCTCCTCCGCCTTCTTTTCTTTTCCTTCGATGGCCCTCAACCGCTGTCCTGTTTCTCTGATCTTGGCGCGCAATTTCCTGACCGTGGTATCCTTGGAAACCGCGTCCGCATCAAGTCCTTTCTCAGTCAATAGAGACAGCCTCTGTGCCAACTGCTCATCCCAGTAGTGTTTCTGTTCCAATCTTGCTTCTTTCGCTTTTGATACCATTTTTTTGCCCTTTCTCTCTGTGTGCGTATGCCGGTACCCTTGGATCCGATCGATAAAGGTGTTTCCCCCAGGTACAGTTTCGCGGAAAACCGGGAGCATGCGTCAGAGTTCGTCATGTCTTCCTGGCAGGAACCAAAGCCCTCTCAAAGATTGCACCCGAAACCGGAGAAACTCCTTATAAGGCATGGAAAGCATTCTGTCAAAACCATTTCGTCGTCGTCACTCCTTGTGTATCAATAAACGGGATAATAGTAAATGCCATTGTCTCCTGAGAACCTTTGCCAAATCAGCTGTGACGCCATGCTGCCCATCTGCGGTTCGGCGACAGCGCGGTAAGGCCGATGAACGCTAAGCCTGTACCTTTCGGTCTCTTGATCCGGACGCCTCAAAGGAGATCCTTCAGGGCCGTCTCTATGTCGGAAAAATGAAATTGAAATCCATGGGTTAAAAGCTTTTTCGGAAAAACTCGCTGCCCCTCTAAGAGATTGGACCCAAACTCTCCTTTTATCATCTTGACGACAAAGCCGGGTACCGCGGGGAGGAAGGTCGGCCTTCCCATGGCCTTTGCCAGGGCATGGGTCAGTTCCCTGTTCCTGACCGGCTCAGGCGCCGTGCAGTTGATGGGACCGGACAGGTCGCCTGTCGTCATCAGGAATAGATAAATATCCACCAGATCCTTTTCATGTATCCATGAAACCCACTGGTTGCCGCTCCCTAAGGGACTCCCTAACCCTTTCTGGAACAAAGGCTTCATCTCGCCGAGGGCGCCGCCGCTTTTTCCCAGTACGATTCCCAACCGGCAGATAACAACCCTTGCCCCAAAGGCCTCGGCCCGGCCCGCGGCGGCCTCCCACTCACGGGTCACTGAGGCCAGGAAATCATCTCCCGCAGGACTATCCTCGTCCAATGCCTCGTCTCCGTGGAAACCATAGTAGCCAACGGCAGAGGTGCTGAGCAGGGTGGTTCCCTCTTTCGCGCCCTTGGACAGGGCCTCCACCAGATGCGTCGTTGTCCGAACCCGGCTGTTCCGGATGAGTTCCTTGGCCTTTCGATCCCACTTCCTGAAGATGGAGGCCCCGGCCAGATTGACGATGACATTATGCTGTGGCACACGCTCTTGCCATGCCCCCGGGAGCGTGGGATCCCCTTCCAGATAGGAAACGCCCTGTCCCGCCGCCTGAGCGGGTTCTGTGGGCGCTTTTCGCGTCAAAATAGTCACTTGGTGACCCTGCTCGACGAGATGCTGCGTCAAGGTCGTACCCACAAATCCGGTGCCGCCGGTGATAAAGATCTTCATTTCCAGGCCCCCTTTCAGGATGGAGCAGTAACGTCGTTGAGCCGCTGCGCTGCGGCTAACGCATGGCTCGAATATCTCTCGACGTAGCCGCTGACGTCGAATTTTCGAGCCGTGTTTTTGGAACTCATGTAACGGATCTTGCCGAACACGGGTCGCTCCGGCCCCCATGCCCGGTCGTAACGGCCTAAGGTCCAGAAGATCCCGGAATAGGAATTGGGGTCCCGGCCGTCCATGGCGTAGCGATTATTCAATTCAATCATGATATGAAGGGCCTCTCTGGGGTGGGCGGTCCACTGAAGGATCTTTTTGCCCCACAGCATGCGCAGGTAGTTGTGGATGCGGCCCTCCCGGACCAGTTGGGTCTGGGCTGCATTCCAGAGCGGATCATGGGTCTGGGCCGATGCCAGGGTCTCCAGGGTGTAGAGATAGGGTCGATCGTCCGTCTCGTGATCGGCCAGCGTATTCAATGCCCAGTTGGGGAGAGATTCATATTGCGCGTAATCCATTCTCTGCCAGCACATGTTGAAGCCCAGTTCCCGCCAGGTAACCAGCTGATCCAAGAAGGCCTCGGCCGAAGCGCTCATGCCCCACCACCCTGAGCGGCCGCCGTTTGACCGGGGCGAGATCCGATCGAAAAACCAGTCTTCCTTCTTCATGATCGCGTGGAAGATCTGGTGGGCGGCGATGTGGCCGAAGTGGAGGTAGGGGGAAAGTCCGCTGGTCGCCTCTACGCCAGGTAAATTCCGGTCCCGGTCATAGACTGCAATGTGCCTTTCCAGAAATACCCGGAGCCTTTGCTCTGCTGTCCGGGACCCTCCCTCTCCCTGAACAGCGCCGACCTGATGATCTATGGGCAATCGGGTCAGGGAGTTTGCCGTATTGCTCAGGATACCGGAATCTGCCGGGGGCCATTTATCCCGCACATGCCCGGGGATCGCCTCGAGTCGAGGGAGGCGGAGGCCTCTGAGGGGGAAGGGACGGGGATGTTCCATGAGATAGGAGGGAAGCGTCTTCTGGAGGAATCGCCTGAAGGCATAGGCCGTTGGGAATACCCGATCCGCTGCCCGCATGGGAAGGAGTCCGTTCCCATCCACCAGTTCCATGAGCACCTTTGCTTTTTTTGACGCTGCGGCGATCATTTTGGGGAGAAAGAAGGCGGGAAAGTCGTCTGTCACCACCACGCACGCCTCACGGGCAAGGTTCTCCAGGAGCCCTTTGCCCGCATCCGGGGCAGGTTCCAGATAGGGATAATAAAGTACCGGAGGCCCCGTGAACCGCTCCGCATTATCTGCCATCCCCCGCAGTATGAAGTGGTGCAACCGGTCGCTGGCCCAGTCATACCCACACCGGAGGGCCTCCAGCACCACCAGGGGTTTGTCAAGCGCTTTGGCCCAGTCAATGGCGCGATCCAGGCTGTAATTCCATCGTGCCCGGCGATTGGCGATCATCCAGTAGAGGACGAACCGGCCCCCGGCATCAACCGCGCCGGGGTTCCCTTTTCGAACCCGCAGGTCGGGTACAGAACTCACCAGATGCATCGCCTCCCCCCTTGCGCCTCACACCTCCTCAAAATACGCATCCGACAGCCCTTTCAGCAGCAAAAAAGAGACCACTTTCACCGAAAATATCTCCGCATCTTCACTGTTCATAAACTCCTTCAGATAGGGATGGACCGCGGTGAGCCTGGCCTCAACTGACGCCCGTTTTTCCCTGTCACGGATGGGCAGGAACTTCCCTTCAACGGTCAGGGCCTGTGCGTCAGGGGGTCTCTTGCCGGGGTGGTCCGCCCGCGTGTCAATGAGAAGGCTGACAAGAGGATTGTTCATCAGATTCTTGTATTTGGTGGTGGCGCGGGGGGTGACCATATAGATCTCCCCGCACGCATCATCCGCAGCATAGGCCATGAGGGAGCAGTGGGGCCTTCCCTTCGACTCCGTGGCCAGGACGCAGAAATTATGGGATCGCACCAGCAATTTCATCTTCTCCAGCGTATCATTTGGCATTGTATCCATTCCCCCATTCGTTCAAATTGGTGGTCAATACCCAATCTATTCAAGGATCCGGTGCCTTTTCGGGCAGGACGGAAAGCCCATTCTCCCTGGCCGCTTCTGCGAGTCTCTCATCATAACAGGAAAAAACGAAATTTTCCGGTGTCTTTTCCCAAACCAACAGGGCCGATGCGAGGTGGATGAGATCAAACCCCCGAAGCGGATAAACACCGATGAGATCTTCGATGGTTTGATTCAGTGCATCTGTTACATGGACTCGGATAAGGCTTTTCCAGTCCTTCTCGAAAGACAGCATCAGTGCCCCGAATGCCTTTTCGGAAAGTCCATCGGTCTCCCTTTTTTTTCTGTAAAATTCCGACAATGCCTCGGCGTATGCCACCGAGGAAGTAGCGATCTCTTCCGCCTCTCGCCACCAGCCAAGGACATCCATGGACCCCTCTTCCGACCAGTATTTCTTCACCAGGGCACTGGTGTCCAGATAGAGAATCATCGCTGATCCTCAACAGCCGTTTCCGAGACCGATTTGTCGCCAAGCCTGACAGGATGAGGGATATTCCTGTCGATCTCCTGGGTGGGAAGGCTCAACACCCTCTCTTGGGCAAGCGGATGGAGGGCCATTTTTATAGACTGCCTTCGCGTTTGCTCACAGATGATCCGGGCAATTGCCTTGCCCCGATCCGTAACAAGCACCTCTTCTCCGTCCCTTACCATGGACAAGTAGCGACTCAGCTGGTTTTTCAGTTCCTTGATACCGGTTGTTACCATTACATCCTCCACTCGGTAGCTTCTTTTGTTCATAGTGGCTACTTTCAGCTTTTTTGTCAAACATTTTTTAAGAGACGCCTGCCTGTCCGTTGTCTGCAAGACTTGAATAGACAGGACGGAAAGACCCGTTCCTGACTCCTTTTCGCCTTGATTCAACTCGGCTCGCATTTCCCTTGATCCTGCGAGATAATTATTGACTTTCGATTCAACCAAAGATAACCTAAAAGTAAACTTCAAATTATCCTGAGGTGAGAAATGACCCAATATATGAGTGCCAAGGAGTTTCGGAAGCGCATGCCGGATATCCCTGAAGATCTCAAACGGTGGAAAGAAATTATCGTATTGAAGAAGTCCAGGCCGGTATTCAAGGTCGTGCCGTTTGAAGAGACACCGGGCGATTTGCTGGACCGTTCCGAAACATTGAGGGACCCCCTTCAGCCGGATCTTCAGGAAATCGCGGCGATCGTTCATAAGATCAGGGAAGCGGCTTGAACATCATCATCGACACCAACGTCGCCCTTTCAGGCCTGCTCTGGGGAGGTCCGCCCAACCAAATCCTCAGATGGGCGCGAGACAGGATCATCCGAGTTCTGGCATGCAGCAGGACGGTGGGTGAACTCAAGCGGGTTCTACAGTACAGCAAGTTCACGGACAGGCTTTCTGTGCTCAAGACAACCCCGGAGGAGGCCCTGGCATATTTCCTCGATCTGGTGACGTTTGCACCTGATCCTGCATCGGTGCCATCCGTTATCAAGGCAGATCCTTTCGACAATCTGTTTCTCGCGCTCGCTGTGGAAAACAAGGCCCCTTTGATCATTTCGGGAGACAGACACCTCCTTGATCTGGAGACCTTCGAAAATATCCAGGTCATTACGCCCAGCCAGGCAGTGGAAGTGATCTTGAGGCTGTTGAAGGATAGATAAAGCCCCACAGCTGCCTGATTGGGGTAACAAAGAGGGGGAGCGACTGAAATTCTCAGGCTTTGGCTTTCCAGGCTTTGTTCAGGGGCCTGACATCGCGCGAGATAGCGATGGTCAGAGGAGGCGTATCGCGCGTTGCTTATTCATTCTGAATCTGATAGGTTCTACCATGAGTCAAAGGAGAGGCGTCAAGAAAAATAAACCCGAGAACCCGCACTCAGGTTCACGCACGGAGGGTCTCAGATCAGAATGGAAGAACGCATCCGATTGGGCGTCAGTCGTTGCCTGATGGGCGATGATGTCCGTTACGACGGCGGGCATAAGCTGGATCATTTTATCCGGGACACTCTGGGGGCTTATGTAGATTTCGTACCGGTCTGCCCGGAGGTGGAGTGCGGCCTGGGCGTTCCCAGAGAAGCCATGCGGCTGGAGGGAAACGTGGAATCCCCCCGGCTGGTCACTGTTCGAACCAAAGTGGACCTTACCGACCGAATGCTCCAATGGGCCGGTCAACGGGTCCGTCAATTGGAGAAAGAGGATCTGTGCGGATTTATCTTCAAGAGCAAGTCGCCTTCCAGCGGCATGGAACGGGTCAAGGTCTATACGGACAAGGGGATGCCGGTGATGCGGGGCGTGGGACTCTTTGCCCGGGTCTTCAAGACCCATTTCCCGCTCCTCCCGGTGGAGGATGACGGACGGCTTCATGATCCGGTGCTCCGGGAGAATTTCATTGAGAGTATATTCACGCTCAAGCGCTGGCGCGACACGCTGAAGGAGAGGAAGAGCATGGGGAGGCTCGTCCGGTTTCACACTGCCAAAAAGCTCCTCCTCCTCTCCCACAGCCAGCAGCATTATCGGGATATGGGGAAGCTGGTGGCCCAGGGGAAAGAACTCCCCGTGGCGGAACTCTACAGCCGATATGAAACACTGCTCCTGGAGACAATAAGGCTCACGCCGACCGTCAAAAAGCACGTCAATGTACTCCAGCATATGATGGGATATTTCAAGAAGGTCCTCTCCCCGGATGAAAAACAGGAACTCTTGGAGGTGATCTCCGGCTATCACCAGGGTCTCACCCCCCTGATCGTATCGATCACCCTGTTCAACCATTATGTGCGCAAGTATCAGGAACCCTATCTCAGCCGGCAGACCTACCTGAATCCCCACCCCACGGCGCTCAAATTACGAAATCATGTGTAGTCGTGGGACGGGGCGTTTCGGGCTGCTCTTGTTACCCCATGATCCCGTCCCTGAGATCCTGATGGGATCGCACCGGGATCGGAAGGCACCGGTCTTTTTCCGGATTGTACATCAAGCGATAGGACATGCCCTGTTGGGTGTCCTGGTACATCTTGTCCCAGCCCCTGACAAAATAGGGGCACTCGTCATTGAAGCAGATATACATGAACTCGTTGTCCCAGGTCTGACAGAAGGGATTGTCCGGGACCTCCCATTTGTTCAACTTCCCTCCGCAGTGGGGACAGCAAAGGGTTTCCTTGATGGCGGCCTTCTTTTGTTCCAGGGCATCCTTATCCTGGTTTTCGCCGTAGCTGATGGGGCTCACCAGCCGAGGCTTCCGGTCCGGTGGGCCCCCTTTTTTCTCAGCATAAAGGACATAAACCGGATCACTGACCGGCGTTGATCCCGCATACTTATCGTCTCCGGGCCTCGGCTTTCCCCTCGACACAAAAAGAGAGGATTTCTCAAACCCTTCGCACTGCTTGAAGAATTCGTCCACCAGTATGGCCCGCTCATCTTGGGTCGATTCCCGCCAGAGCCTGACCGCCTTCTGAGGGAACATCCGGTCTGAAAAGATCACCAGAAAGAGCCCGCCCGGCCTCAGAATTCGCGCAACCTCTTTAAATACCGCCACCGGCTGTGTCATGTAGTCCACGGACACCGTGTTGATCACCGCGTCGAACCGGTTATCCGAAAAGGGAAGCCGGGGATCCCGGTTGATATCGTGAAGTACATATCCGGTCAATTGGGCATTCTCTTTCAGTTCATTTTCATTCAGCCCCAGCCCCACCACCTCCGAGGGGTTGAGCGCTTCGGGGATATGGGAGTCCCATCCTGCCATCAGATCCAGAATCGCCGGCCGGTCCTCGACAATGAGGCTGCCGATAAGGTGCTCGACCGTGGAGAGTGCCAGCGTATCCAGATGGCTGACAAACCGGTCCTTTGCATAGAAGCTCGCATCATCCGACGGATCCAGTCTGGAAAAGGCGTCATGAGAAAAGATGGGGCTCATTTCCGAGACCCTGCT from Deltaproteobacteria bacterium includes:
- a CDS encoding pyridoxamine 5'-phosphate oxidase family protein; amino-acid sequence: MPNDTLEKMKLLVRSHNFCVLATESKGRPHCSLMAYAADDACGEIYMVTPRATTKYKNLMNNPLVSLLIDTRADHPGKRPPDAQALTVEGKFLPIRDREKRASVEARLTAVHPYLKEFMNSEDAEIFSVKVVSFLLLKGLSDAYFEEV
- a CDS encoding glycosyltransferase, with protein sequence MNEHFEREVNPENVNRAELVVCIPSYNEADAISYPVTQADIGLDQYFNDMDTVIINCDNNSPDNTRQAFLDTRTKAPKIYLSTEPGIKGKGNNFKNLFEKVVALKAKAVVVVDADLKSITPEWIRHLGKPLFQGFSYVAPLYIRHKYDGTITNGIAYPMTRALYGRRVRQPIGGDFGFSGKLAQAYLDSASWNASVANFGIDIWMTTLAINQRVQICQAFLGRPKIHRTKDPGSDLGPMFRQVVGTIFCLMEEFNGFWTKVKYSRPTAIFGFGLGEVEMPPKVDVDTDNLLQQFHQGFDLFSHVWEQILTTDVYRKLQEIGGLKEMEFNFPTDLWARVLFDTAVSYGIVDIEPDDIMDSLIPLYFGRTLSFVKRTRKMSIKQAEEAIENDCETFEMTKPYLLQRWKKRATHNS
- a CDS encoding HAD-IIB family hydrolase, which codes for MGSNSPFYLIFTDLDGTLLDHDTYGWEAAIPALEHCRKLGTPVIIVSSKTRAEINILRRRLSLSAPFISENGGGIFFPKETFPDPPPGAVASDGPGPGESPEGTAAGRGMGVWKISLGIPYGRLTQVLGEIRQELQWDIKGFSEMGLDEISRLTGLNKRDARYAAMREYDEPFIIQGDAPEDPAPLYRAAEDRGLLITSGGRFYHLQGKNDKAKGMELVTAWYRSRHNDAVTIALGDSPNDFTMLEQADIPVLIRSKRTFQGLKRRIPRLRISDQFGPAGWNSAVLRILSQNGEKVYE
- a CDS encoding deoxyribodipyrimidine photolyase, with translation MHLVSSVPDLRVRKGNPGAVDAGGRFVLYWMIANRRARWNYSLDRAIDWAKALDKPLVVLEALRCGYDWASDRLHHFILRGMADNAERFTGPPVLYYPYLEPAPDAGKGLLENLAREACVVVTDDFPAFFLPKMIAAASKKAKVLMELVDGNGLLPMRAADRVFPTAYAFRRFLQKTLPSYLMEHPRPFPLRGLRLPRLEAIPGHVRDKWPPADSGILSNTANSLTRLPIDHQVGAVQGEGGSRTAEQRLRVFLERHIAVYDRDRNLPGVEATSGLSPYLHFGHIAAHQIFHAIMKKEDWFFDRISPRSNGGRSGWWGMSASAEAFLDQLVTWRELGFNMCWQRMDYAQYESLPNWALNTLADHETDDRPYLYTLETLASAQTHDPLWNAAQTQLVREGRIHNYLRMLWGKKILQWTAHPREALHIMIELNNRYAMDGRDPNSYSGIFWTLGRYDRAWGPERPVFGKIRYMSSKNTARKFDVSGYVERYSSHALAAAQRLNDVTAPS
- a CDS encoding HD domain-containing protein, whose translation is MVPSIQECYQLMDTYRMLDNIRVHSVVVAKVTRLIVQDLREADIHVSIEIATAGALLHDIGKTASLQTGEDHSELGRQICLKNHFDEIAAIVAEHVRLKDYSLNGSFSEKEIVFYADKRVKHDQIVSLNERLAYILDRYSRGQERLNRAIKENFYLCRLIQEKLFRKLSFSPEALSRMVAGCRMPL
- a CDS encoding type II toxin-antitoxin system prevent-host-death family antitoxin produces the protein MVTTGIKELKNQLSRYLSMVRDGEEVLVTDRGKAIARIICEQTRRQSIKMALHPLAQERVLSLPTQEIDRNIPHPVRLGDKSVSETAVEDQR
- a CDS encoding type II toxin-antitoxin system VapC family toxin, which gives rise to MILYLDTSALVKKYWSEEGSMDVLGWWREAEEIATSSVAYAEALSEFYRKKRETDGLSEKAFGALMLSFEKDWKSLIRVHVTDALNQTIEDLIGVYPLRGFDLIHLASALLVWEKTPENFVFSCYDERLAEAARENGLSVLPEKAPDP
- a CDS encoding TIGR01777 family oxidoreductase; the protein is MKIFITGGTGFVGTTLTQHLVEQGHQVTILTRKAPTEPAQAAGQGVSYLEGDPTLPGAWQERVPQHNVIVNLAGASIFRKWDRKAKELIRNSRVRTTTHLVEALSKGAKEGTTLLSTSAVGYYGFHGDEALDEDSPAGDDFLASVTREWEAAAGRAEAFGARVVICRLGIVLGKSGGALGEMKPLFQKGLGSPLGSGNQWVSWIHEKDLVDIYLFLMTTGDLSGPINCTAPEPVRNRELTHALAKAMGRPTFLPAVPGFVVKMIKGEFGSNLLEGQRVFPKKLLTHGFQFHFSDIETALKDLL